In Geothermobacter ehrlichii, a genomic segment contains:
- a CDS encoding class I SAM-dependent rRNA methyltransferase — MKQLILKPGHDRRARSGHPWIFSNEVSHLEGSPQPGDAVEVLAPRGEFLGVAYYNPRPLITARILTHQQESIDEVDFYRRRLQAALDYRETIYGEMPSLRLVHGEGDNLPGLVVDRYGDVLAVQFLTLGTECRRQIILQALQELLEPAAIIARNDVAVRELEGLERKIELLHGELPADLVIREHGLRFRIDLMEGQKTGHFFDQKENHQALRGRVEGRDVLDLFCYSGGWAVHAARFGARSVLGIDISQKAIELSQENARLNYKDNICHFERADVFELLRQLGQSKQRFGTVILDPPAFVKSKKKLPEAVRGYLTINRRAMRLVEPGGYLFTCSCSYHIKRDVFLDTLRKAAVQAGRTVRLLEMRGQAYDHPVLLSCPETEYLKCAVLQVL, encoded by the coding sequence ATGAAACAGCTGATTCTGAAACCAGGGCACGATCGACGCGCCCGTAGCGGTCATCCGTGGATCTTCAGCAACGAGGTTTCGCACCTCGAGGGTTCCCCGCAACCGGGCGATGCCGTCGAAGTGCTGGCTCCCCGCGGCGAGTTCCTCGGCGTCGCCTACTACAACCCCCGCCCCCTGATCACCGCCCGCATCCTCACTCACCAGCAGGAATCGATCGACGAGGTCGACTTCTACCGGCGGCGGCTGCAGGCCGCTCTCGACTACCGGGAAACCATCTACGGGGAGATGCCCTCCCTGCGGCTGGTGCACGGCGAAGGGGACAACCTGCCGGGGCTGGTAGTCGACCGCTACGGGGACGTGCTCGCCGTCCAGTTTCTCACTCTCGGTACCGAGTGCCGTCGCCAGATCATTCTGCAGGCGCTGCAGGAGCTGCTGGAGCCCGCCGCCATCATCGCCCGCAACGACGTGGCGGTGCGCGAGCTGGAGGGGCTGGAGCGCAAGATCGAACTGCTGCACGGCGAGTTGCCGGCCGACCTGGTCATTCGCGAGCATGGCCTGCGCTTTCGCATCGACCTGATGGAAGGCCAGAAAACGGGCCACTTCTTCGACCAGAAGGAAAACCACCAGGCCCTGCGTGGCCGGGTGGAGGGGCGCGACGTGCTCGACCTGTTCTGCTACTCCGGCGGCTGGGCGGTCCACGCCGCCCGCTTCGGAGCCCGCAGCGTTCTCGGCATCGACATCTCGCAAAAGGCGATCGAACTGTCACAGGAGAACGCCCGGCTCAACTACAAGGACAACATCTGCCACTTCGAGCGCGCCGACGTCTTCGAGCTGCTGCGTCAGCTCGGCCAGTCGAAACAGCGCTTCGGCACCGTCATCCTCGACCCGCCGGCGTTTGTCAAGAGCAAGAAGAAGCTGCCGGAAGCGGTCCGCGGCTATCTGACCATTAACCGCCGCGCCATGCGGCTGGTCGAGCCGGGCGGCTACCTCTTCACCTGCAGCTGCTCCTACCACATCAAGCGCGACGTCTTTCTCGACACCCTGCGCAAGGCGGCGGTGCAGGCCGGGCGCACTGTCCGCCTGCTCGAAATGCGCGGTCAGGCCTACGACCATCCGGTCCTGCTCTCCTGCCCCGAGACCGAATATCTCAAGTGCGCCGTGCTGCAGGTGCTGTAA
- a CDS encoding ArsR/SmtB family transcription factor has protein sequence MPFDKELSYDREAEILKVLGHPVRLKIVAGLTTETCNVKKIWECLGLPQATVSQHLALLKNKGIIEGRREGVEVFYRVVSEEARQIVDALFDHSVCA, from the coding sequence ATGCCCTTCGACAAGGAACTGAGCTACGACAGAGAGGCGGAAATCCTCAAGGTTCTCGGTCACCCGGTACGCCTGAAGATCGTCGCCGGCCTGACGACCGAAACCTGCAATGTCAAGAAGATCTGGGAATGTCTCGGCCTGCCGCAGGCGACCGTCTCCCAGCACCTGGCGCTACTGAAGAACAAGGGGATCATCGAAGGCCGCCGCGAAGGGGTCGAGGTTTTCTACCGGGTCGTTTCCGAAGAAGCCAGACAGATTGTCGACGCGCTGTTCGATCATTCCGTATGCGCATGA
- a CDS encoding calcium/sodium antiporter, which yields MLIPIVVFVAGLLLLFFGAESLVSGSSRLALSFGVRPLVIGMTVVAFATSMPEMIVSLVAAFRGSADLAAGNIVGSNIANIGLILGCAALLSPLAVGRGTLRRELPFLLGVSLLFVLLCFDGELGFFDGLVQLVLLLLFLGYCLRDTRRQWRLDEETQQRRELRARRGRDLLLVLLGIGGLAVGAEMMVRSAVTMARQFGISELVIGASVVAVGTSLPELAASVVSAWKGEMDISIGNVIGSNIFNLLFVLGICPMLAPLAIDPSLLRVQVPVMLVFTVGLWGLSLGGRIGRRKGVLLLICYALFITHLFRS from the coding sequence ATGCTGATTCCCATTGTGGTGTTTGTCGCCGGTCTGCTGCTGCTTTTTTTCGGGGCCGAATCCCTTGTTTCCGGCAGTTCGAGGCTGGCCCTGAGTTTCGGCGTCAGGCCCCTGGTCATCGGCATGACCGTGGTCGCCTTCGCCACCAGCATGCCGGAGATGATCGTTTCGCTGGTCGCCGCCTTCCGCGGCTCGGCCGACCTTGCCGCCGGCAATATCGTCGGTTCCAACATTGCCAACATCGGCCTGATTCTCGGCTGTGCCGCCCTGCTCAGCCCGCTGGCGGTCGGCCGGGGAACCCTGCGTCGCGAGCTGCCGTTTCTGCTGGGCGTTTCGCTGCTTTTCGTCCTGCTCTGCTTCGACGGGGAACTCGGGTTTTTCGACGGCCTGGTTCAGCTGGTGCTGCTGCTGCTCTTTCTGGGCTACTGTCTGCGCGATACCCGCCGGCAGTGGCGTCTCGACGAGGAGACGCAACAGCGGCGGGAGCTGCGCGCACGGCGCGGTCGGGACCTGCTGCTGGTGCTGCTCGGCATCGGCGGGCTGGCCGTCGGCGCCGAAATGATGGTCAGGTCGGCGGTGACCATGGCCCGGCAGTTCGGGATTTCCGAACTGGTTATCGGCGCCAGCGTGGTGGCTGTCGGCACCAGCCTGCCCGAGCTGGCGGCGTCGGTGGTTAGCGCCTGGAAGGGGGAGATGGACATCTCCATCGGCAATGTCATCGGCAGCAACATCTTCAACCTGCTCTTCGTGCTCGGTATCTGCCCCATGCTCGCTCCCCTGGCCATCGATCCCTCGCTGCTCAGGGTGCAGGTCCCGGTCATGCTCGTCTTCACCGTCGGTCTCTGGGGTCTCTCCCTGGGCGGTCGCATCGGCCGGCGCAAGGGTGTGCTGCTTTTGATCTGTTATGCTCTGTTCATAACCCATCTCTTTCGGAGCTGA